The sequence TCACTTTGATTACGTTCATCACGATAGGTGGGGTTTAGAATAATCATGTTCATCGTTCTCTCTCCTTTCAGGATTAGAATGGTTTATTATTCAATGCGCTGGCTATCTCAGAATCGAAAAAGGCTGCGTTCCGCCGCCTCTTTCCCCAGCCCAAGGCCAAAGAAAAAGGCTGCGAGTACGCAGCCTGATCATCCGATAACCGATTCTACGGTTGCAGGGGTGAACCTGCATACCTCATGGGTAAGGGATGGCTGCGCAATACATTCGCGTCTTCGATATATAGATCACGTGACGGCTCACTACGGAATAGAATTTGATCTTCATAGCTGCGCTGTTCAATTCTATTCTCTGTCATCATGATCTAATACCTCCCTTAGCCGTTCGGCCCATAAATTTGAAATCAGCTTATCATATATTTCCAGAAGTTGTCAACGGTTCATTGTCCGAGAACAGATCGGGGTTCACTGCCAGCATCCGGCTGAGAATTTCATTGGTTTCTACCGTACCGCACACCCTAACAACTGCATCCCCGAAGCTCCCCTTACGCATGGCACCACCCTCGTACAGAACATCATCCACCTTCCAGAAATGCTGCGACCAGGAAAGACCGCAATGCCTGCGGGAAGGCACGGATAACACCGTTCCGTCAGGAGTCACCGTGTACAGCTGCTCCGGTTCATCTGTCATTCTACCGGGAATATCGACCCATTCCTCGATACCATGGATGAACGTATTCCGCCGCAGGTCTACGCCCAGCAGCACGATATCTGCCTTCCGGTCAAGCAGCTTGCCCCAGACCGAGCCGCGAGCGCAAGGCGTGTCCCACAACTCAGCTCCTGCCGTGAATTCTACAGCATCTGCGCCCAGAGCAGCCACCGAATGTGTCGGATGCCAGGAACGAATGACCCCTTTTCGAGAGCGGAACAATTCCGGCAAAATACCGACACAGGAAGGAGAATCCAGAACTGAGAAGCGTGGATTATTCGCGTTAATATAAGCCCAGGTATGTGTGGGCAATACCAACAGCCCGTCCCGCATATATTCGACTAAAGCATCCAGAACGGTGT comes from Paenibacillus sp. 19GGS1-52 and encodes:
- a CDS encoding AAC(3) family N-acetyltransferase; the protein is MHTKASLLKQLQKLELDPQGTILVHSSLKSIGEVQGGADTVLDALVEYMRDGLLVLPTHTWAYINANNPRFSVLDSPSCVGILPELFRSRKGVIRSWHPTHSVAALGADAVEFTAGAELWDTPCARGSVWGKLLDRKADIVLLGVDLRRNTFIHGIEEWVDIPGRMTDEPEQLYTVTPDGTVLSVPSRRHCGLSWSQHFWKVDDVLYEGGAMRKGSFGDAVVRVCGTVETNEILSRMLAVNPDLFSDNEPLTTSGNI